One window of the Acidimicrobiia bacterium genome contains the following:
- a CDS encoding DUF427 domain-containing protein, producing the protein MSSSRTNRPTSRRDRPPPFLVENDQHSVCPWKGTAAYFDIVVDGQTNRGAAWYYADPKPAAEEIRDRVAFWKGVAVEA; encoded by the coding sequence ATGTCGAGTTCGAGAACTAACCGGCCGACCTCACGACGCGACCGTCCCCCTCCGTTCTTGGTGGAAAACGACCAGCACAGTGTGTGTCCCTGGAAGGGCACGGCCGCGTACTTCGACATAGTGGTCGACGGCCAGACCAACCGTGGGGCTGCCTGGTACTACGCCGATCCCAAGCCAGCCGCCGAGGAGATCCGAGATCGGGTCGCCTTCTGGAAGGGCGTGGCAGTCGAAGCCTGA
- a CDS encoding DUF427 domain-containing protein produces the protein MAKAYWNDTLIAESDDTVVVEGNHYFPRAAIDDTYFRETDHHTVCSWKGVASYFDVTIDGEINCNAAWYYPEPSPAAEHIRGRVAFWKGVRVEQ, from the coding sequence TTGGCCAAGGCATATTGGAACGACACGCTGATCGCTGAGAGTGATGACACCGTCGTCGTCGAGGGCAACCACTACTTTCCCCGAGCCGCCATCGACGACACCTACTTTCGGGAGACCGACCATCACACGGTGTGCTCGTGGAAGGGCGTCGCCTCGTACTTCGATGTGACCATCGACGGCGAGATCAATTGCAATGCCGCCTGGTACTACCCGGAGCCGTCTCCGGCGGCCGAGCACATCCGCGGCCGGGTCGCCTTCTGGAAGGGCGTCAGGGTCGAGCAGTGA